Proteins from a genomic interval of Kribbella aluminosa:
- a CDS encoding Lrp/AsnC family transcriptional regulator has product MDAIDRAILGILQTDGRLSGADIGRKVGLSQPAVSARIQRLERSGVITGYRAVVDPERVGLNIHAVVRVRTAHARIREALELFATLPEVVATYRLTGEDCFLLDVHTSDAGRLEQVVDSIGRLGPVSTSLVLREYPAKPIPLG; this is encoded by the coding sequence TTGGATGCGATCGATCGGGCGATCCTGGGGATCCTACAGACCGACGGCAGGCTGAGTGGTGCCGACATCGGGCGGAAGGTGGGGCTGTCGCAGCCTGCGGTGTCCGCGCGGATCCAGCGTCTCGAGCGGTCCGGTGTGATCACCGGGTACCGGGCGGTGGTCGATCCGGAGCGGGTCGGGCTGAACATCCACGCGGTGGTGCGCGTCCGTACGGCGCATGCCCGGATCCGCGAGGCGCTCGAACTGTTCGCGACGTTGCCCGAGGTGGTCGCGACGTACCGGCTGACAGGTGAGGACTGCTTCCTGCTCGACGTCCACACTTCAGATGCCGGCCGGCTCGAGCAGGTGGTCGACAGCATCGGGCGGCTGGGTCCGGTGAGTACCTCTTTGGTGTTACGGGAGTACCCGGCCAAGCCGATCCCTCTCGGCTGA
- a CDS encoding M4 family metallopeptidase, which produces MAKRRKVVLAVTAGLATVSLGLSFTSAAGAAPTADPSGLKLVKTKTSLLGKHYWYQQTFKGLPVVGGYYAKHVGKDGAVEVADGRDAVPADLDVSAKVAAAAATQAANASVTARARRVAGPEKSLVRQPEATSGAAQLAVVGGPDARVVWNVTSRSTEGVTRSLVDAKTGSVVESKVISDNIDGRGSVFDPNPVVSERNEKLTDMNDKNQDALFLAQKNVILRNLDGSGKLNGTYVNIKEAKGGVAQNKNNTFVYQRANDKFEQVMVYYHINQTQEYIQKLGFTDVNNESQDFSVDTYAGDNSFYDPSTDMITTGEGGVDDAEDAEVIWHEYGHAIQDDVVPGFGESEQAGAIGEGFGDYWAVTNSVPVSKGFNLPCVMDWDATSYTTDEPHCLRRTDGTKTVDDIDGEVHDDGEIWSRALWDIQQSLGRTKADKLILEATFFYDPDTSFAGAAQDTVQAARLLYGKAAAQTVTDAFKARKIL; this is translated from the coding sequence ATGGCGAAACGTCGCAAGGTGGTGCTGGCCGTTACCGCTGGGCTGGCCACCGTCTCGCTTGGGTTGTCGTTCACCAGTGCTGCGGGGGCGGCGCCGACGGCGGATCCTAGCGGGTTGAAGTTGGTGAAGACCAAGACGTCGTTGCTGGGGAAGCACTACTGGTATCAGCAGACGTTCAAGGGTTTGCCGGTGGTGGGTGGGTACTACGCGAAGCATGTCGGTAAGGACGGGGCTGTCGAGGTCGCGGACGGTCGGGACGCTGTGCCGGCGGACCTCGATGTCAGCGCGAAGGTGGCGGCGGCGGCAGCTACACAGGCTGCTAATGCCTCGGTGACGGCTCGGGCGCGGCGGGTTGCCGGGCCTGAAAAGAGTTTGGTGCGGCAGCCGGAGGCGACCAGTGGGGCCGCTCAGCTTGCGGTGGTTGGTGGGCCGGACGCGCGGGTGGTTTGGAATGTGACCAGCCGGTCGACGGAGGGGGTGACGCGGTCGCTGGTTGATGCGAAGACGGGGAGTGTTGTCGAGTCGAAGGTGATCAGCGACAACATCGACGGGCGCGGGTCGGTGTTCGATCCGAATCCGGTGGTGAGTGAGCGGAACGAGAAGCTCACCGACATGAACGACAAGAATCAGGACGCGCTGTTCCTTGCGCAGAAGAACGTGATCCTGCGCAACCTGGACGGTTCCGGGAAGCTCAACGGGACGTACGTCAACATCAAGGAAGCCAAGGGCGGCGTCGCGCAGAACAAGAACAACACCTTCGTGTACCAGCGTGCGAACGACAAGTTCGAGCAGGTGATGGTGTATTACCACATCAACCAGACGCAGGAGTACATCCAGAAGCTCGGGTTCACCGACGTCAACAACGAGTCGCAGGACTTCAGCGTCGACACGTACGCGGGGGACAACTCGTTCTACGACCCGTCGACGGACATGATCACCACCGGTGAGGGCGGTGTCGACGACGCCGAGGACGCCGAGGTGATCTGGCACGAGTACGGGCACGCGATCCAGGACGACGTGGTGCCGGGCTTCGGTGAGTCGGAGCAGGCCGGTGCGATCGGTGAGGGCTTCGGCGACTACTGGGCCGTGACGAACTCGGTCCCTGTGAGCAAGGGCTTCAACCTGCCGTGCGTGATGGACTGGGACGCGACGTCGTACACGACCGACGAGCCGCACTGCCTGCGTCGTACGGACGGGACCAAGACCGTCGACGACATCGACGGCGAGGTCCACGACGACGGCGAGATCTGGTCGCGGGCGCTGTGGGACATCCAGCAGTCGCTCGGCCGGACCAAGGCGGACAAACTGATCCTCGAGGCGACCTTCTTCTACGACCCGGATACCTCGTTCGCGGGTGCCGCGCAGGACACCGTTCAGGCTGCCCGGCTGCTGTACGGCAAGGCCGCCGCGCAGACGGTGACCGACGCGTTCAAGGCGCGCAAGATCCTCTGA
- a CDS encoding oxidoreductase → MTWSTADIPDLTGRRALVTGATSGIGYETALELLRHGADVIVAARNPEKAAQAAERLTQQGGRAPTVLELDLADLASVQRAAEDVLTKYDRLDLLINNAGVMAPPYRQTVDGFELQLGTNHLGHFALTGRLVPLLLKGSRVVTVSSFMHKSVRGISQDDLRRPADSYRKWEAYSRSKLANLLFMLELDRRARAAGAELLSVGAHPGYASTHLQAAGPELAGRARQAQLWGAATRMVAQPAAAGAWPSLYAATYADLRPGSFVGPGFFEYRGTPKVVLPTRTAQDPELAQRLWAWSVEATGVDPVLTVPR, encoded by the coding sequence ATGACCTGGAGTACGGCGGACATTCCCGACCTCACGGGACGGCGGGCGCTGGTGACCGGCGCGACCAGCGGAATCGGGTACGAGACCGCGCTGGAACTGCTCCGGCACGGCGCCGACGTGATAGTTGCCGCGCGCAACCCGGAGAAGGCGGCGCAGGCAGCGGAGCGGCTGACCCAGCAGGGCGGCCGGGCGCCGACGGTGCTCGAGCTGGACCTGGCCGATCTGGCGAGTGTGCAGCGCGCCGCGGAGGACGTGCTGACGAAGTACGACCGGCTGGATCTGCTGATCAACAACGCGGGCGTGATGGCGCCGCCGTACCGGCAGACCGTCGACGGGTTCGAGCTGCAACTGGGGACCAATCATCTCGGTCACTTCGCGTTGACCGGCAGGCTGGTGCCGTTGCTGCTCAAGGGCAGCCGGGTTGTCACGGTCAGCTCGTTCATGCACAAGAGCGTGCGAGGCATCAGCCAGGACGACCTGCGGCGGCCGGCGGACAGCTACCGGAAGTGGGAGGCGTACAGCCGGTCGAAGCTCGCGAATCTGCTCTTCATGCTCGAGCTCGACCGTCGCGCCCGGGCGGCCGGTGCCGAGTTGCTGAGCGTCGGAGCGCATCCCGGGTACGCCTCGACGCACCTGCAGGCCGCAGGGCCGGAGCTCGCCGGCCGTGCGAGGCAGGCGCAGCTGTGGGGCGCCGCGACTCGGATGGTCGCACAGCCTGCTGCTGCCGGTGCGTGGCCGAGTCTGTACGCCGCGACGTACGCGGACCTGCGTCCGGGATCGTTCGTCGGCCCCGGCTTCTTCGAGTACCGCGGTACGCCGAAGGTCGTGCTGCCGACGCGTACGGCGCAGGACCCGGAGCTGGCGCAGCGGTTGTGGGCGTGGTCGGTCGAGGCGACCGGCGTGGATCCGGTACTCACCGTGCCGAGGTAG